A window of Dickeya zeae NCPPB 2538 contains these coding sequences:
- a CDS encoding YitT family protein yields the protein MLKDSVALPKTADTGQAPVLAHTLKDDVYGLILGVMFIAIGLNLLKLSGMITGGIAGITLLISYLVPLSIGTLFILTNIPFMIFCYFSMGRAFTLKTLAVNIALSLATQAVPNLLTINYVHPLFSALVGGTFLGMGILSLARHNASVGGTGVVTLWLYKRFNINAGKSQMLLDLLVFAISSFTMPIPLLLWSALSALAMNAMLMNWHKPGRYQGG from the coding sequence GTGCTGAAAGACTCTGTTGCGCTACCCAAGACAGCGGATACCGGACAGGCACCGGTGCTGGCTCATACCCTGAAAGACGATGTGTACGGCCTGATTCTGGGGGTGATGTTTATTGCGATCGGGCTGAATCTGCTGAAACTGTCAGGCATGATCACCGGCGGGATTGCCGGTATTACCCTACTGATTTCCTACCTGGTTCCGCTGTCGATCGGCACGCTGTTTATCCTGACCAACATCCCGTTCATGATTTTCTGCTACTTCAGTATGGGGCGCGCGTTCACGCTAAAGACGTTGGCGGTCAACATTGCCCTGAGCCTCGCCACCCAGGCGGTACCCAACCTGCTGACCATCAACTATGTGCATCCGCTGTTTTCCGCACTGGTGGGCGGTACCTTCCTCGGTATGGGGATTCTGTCACTGGCTCGCCACAACGCCTCGGTCGGCGGTACTGGCGTGGTCACGCTCTGGCTTTATAAACGCTTCAATATCAATGCCGGTAAAAGCCAGATGCTACTGGATCTGCTGGTGTTCGCGATATCCTCGTTCACCATGCCTATTCCTTTGCTGCTGTGGTCCGCGCTCAGCGCACTGGCAATGAACGCTATGCTGATGAACTGGCATAAACCGGGGCGTTATCAGGGTGGGTAA
- a CDS encoding alpha/beta hydrolase encodes MLFKKIVLAGAIIMGMTTTTIYAATPDLPGYTDGALVIQVKKTSEQIDAMSGIIYSQVKSTRAIRQLQMSLLIPRTQDRKPAIVYFPGGGFTSADYEKFSEMRMALAEAGFVVAAAEYRVVPDTFPAPVQDGKSAVRFLREHAAEYGIDPNRIGVLGDSAGGYLAQMLGTTNGDKQFEQGQFLNQSSDVQAVVTLYGLSNLLNIGEGFPENVQKVHQSPAVTEALLVNGTAFRDWPGATISSDPKKALNASPMGHIKGKKPPFLIMHGSKDTLVSPLQSAQLFKALKAEGNRVDYVLVEGANHGDITWFQKPIIERVVNWFKQTLGEPTKSAASSTKASANANL; translated from the coding sequence ATGTTATTCAAAAAAATCGTACTGGCAGGCGCAATCATAATGGGGATGACCACTACGACAATCTATGCTGCAACCCCCGATTTACCTGGTTACACCGACGGTGCTCTGGTTATTCAGGTAAAGAAGACCAGCGAACAAATTGATGCCATGAGCGGTATTATTTATTCTCAGGTAAAAAGCACGCGTGCGATACGGCAACTACAGATGTCGTTATTAATTCCTCGCACACAGGATCGTAAACCAGCGATTGTGTATTTCCCCGGTGGGGGCTTTACGTCAGCCGACTATGAAAAATTCTCCGAAATGCGTATGGCGCTGGCAGAAGCCGGTTTTGTCGTCGCCGCGGCGGAGTACCGCGTCGTGCCCGACACCTTTCCAGCCCCCGTGCAGGATGGCAAATCCGCCGTGCGTTTTCTGAGGGAACATGCGGCCGAGTATGGTATTGATCCGAACCGCATCGGCGTGCTGGGCGATTCAGCTGGCGGATATCTGGCCCAGATGCTGGGTACGACCAATGGTGACAAACAGTTTGAACAGGGACAGTTCCTGAATCAATCTTCCGACGTTCAGGCGGTCGTCACCTTGTACGGTCTCTCCAATCTGCTGAATATCGGCGAAGGTTTCCCAGAAAATGTCCAGAAAGTTCATCAATCGCCTGCCGTCACCGAAGCGCTATTAGTTAACGGCACCGCCTTCCGTGACTGGCCGGGCGCAACTATCAGCAGCGATCCGAAAAAAGCGCTGAACGCCAGCCCAATGGGGCATATCAAAGGCAAAAAACCGCCCTTCCTGATTATGCATGGCAGCAAGGACACCCTGGTATCACCGCTGCAAAGTGCCCAGTTATTCAAGGCGCTGAAAGCTGAGGGTAACCGCGTCGACTATGTGCTGGTCGAAGGAGCCAACCATGGCGATATCACCTGGTTCCAAAAACCGATTATTGAACGCGTCGTCAACTGGTTTAAACAGACGCTGGGCGAACCCACAAAATCCGCCGCCAGCAGCACTAAAGCCAGTGCCAACGCGAATCTGTAA
- a CDS encoding DUF3237 domain-containing protein — MKAISKLFTVFSMIGLFSSSVMADEKVNVAKEAPPKTELVMEITADIAPPVNLGKGPLGERAIVAILSGTFTGNNIQGTLLPGGADRQQIRQDGYKLLHATYELKTDDGVVISITNRVLTPLTRKPGENAFSQIELIAPEGKYDWINKNVYIGTLTSLKPQRAAVLIRVYKLIP, encoded by the coding sequence ATGAAAGCCATCAGCAAGCTGTTTACGGTGTTTTCAATGATTGGTCTTTTCAGTTCTTCGGTAATGGCTGACGAAAAGGTCAACGTAGCAAAAGAAGCACCACCAAAAACTGAACTGGTGATGGAAATTACCGCGGATATTGCTCCTCCCGTCAATTTGGGAAAAGGCCCGTTGGGGGAGCGAGCGATAGTTGCTATTCTCTCTGGTACCTTTACGGGTAATAATATTCAGGGAACCTTGTTGCCGGGCGGGGCCGATCGCCAGCAAATACGGCAGGATGGTTATAAACTCCTGCATGCCACCTATGAATTGAAAACCGATGACGGTGTGGTGATTAGTATTACCAATCGTGTGTTGACGCCATTAACCAGAAAACCAGGCGAAAACGCTTTTTCACAGATTGAGCTGATTGCCCCAGAGGGAAAGTATGACTGGATTAATAAAAATGTGTATATCGGCACGCTGACCAGCCTTAAGCCCCAGCGAGCCGCCGTACTGATCCGGGTTTATAAATTGATACCGTAG
- the gorA gene encoding glutathione-disulfide reductase, with product MTRHYDYLAIGGGSGGIASINRAAMYGKKCALIEAKHLGGTCVNVGCVPKKVMWHAAQIAEAIHHYGPDYGFDVTVNRFNWDTLLKNRSAYIDRIHQSYNNVLGKNQVEVIQGFARFVDAKTVEVNGERITADHILIATGGRPTRPNIPGTEYGIDSDGFFELNALPQRVAVVGAGYIAVEIAGVLNALGSDVHLFVRKHAPLRQFDPLIVETLVEVMNTEGPALHTESIPKAVVKNADGSLTLQLESGYEQTVDCLIWAIGREPANDKVNLEAAGVTLNSKGYIVVDKFQNTNVPGIYAVGDNTGAVELTPVAVAAGRRLSERLFNNKPDEHLDYSNIPTVVFSHPPIGTVGLTEPQAREQYGDEQVKVYKSAFTAMYTAVTQHRQPCRMKLVCVGPEEKIVGVHGIGFGMDEILQGFAVAVKMGATKKDFDNTVAIHPTAAEEFVTMR from the coding sequence ATGACCAGACATTATGACTATCTCGCCATTGGTGGCGGCAGCGGCGGTATTGCCTCCATCAACCGTGCGGCTATGTACGGCAAGAAATGTGCGCTGATTGAAGCCAAACATCTGGGCGGCACCTGCGTCAACGTCGGGTGCGTGCCGAAGAAAGTCATGTGGCATGCGGCGCAGATTGCCGAAGCCATTCACCACTACGGGCCGGACTATGGCTTTGATGTCACCGTCAATCGGTTCAACTGGGATACGTTGCTGAAAAATCGCAGTGCCTACATCGACCGTATCCACCAGTCCTACAACAATGTGTTGGGGAAAAATCAGGTCGAGGTGATTCAGGGGTTTGCCCGTTTTGTAGATGCGAAAACGGTGGAAGTGAACGGCGAGCGTATCACCGCTGATCATATTCTGATCGCCACCGGCGGTCGCCCGACGCGCCCGAACATTCCCGGGACGGAATACGGCATTGATTCCGATGGTTTCTTTGAGTTAAACGCACTGCCGCAGCGGGTGGCGGTAGTGGGAGCTGGGTACATCGCGGTGGAGATCGCGGGCGTGCTGAACGCGCTCGGCTCTGACGTGCACTTGTTTGTGCGCAAACACGCGCCGCTGCGCCAGTTCGACCCGCTGATAGTGGAAACACTGGTCGAAGTGATGAACACCGAAGGCCCGGCGCTGCACACGGAGTCCATCCCCAAAGCGGTGGTGAAAAATGCCGACGGTAGCCTGACGCTGCAACTGGAAAGCGGGTACGAGCAAACCGTGGATTGCCTGATTTGGGCGATCGGCCGCGAACCGGCGAACGATAAGGTAAACCTGGAAGCGGCAGGTGTCACACTCAACAGCAAAGGCTACATCGTGGTGGATAAATTCCAGAACACCAACGTGCCGGGCATTTACGCGGTGGGCGACAATACTGGCGCTGTTGAGCTGACGCCAGTGGCGGTGGCGGCAGGGCGTCGTTTGTCTGAGCGCTTGTTTAACAACAAGCCGGACGAGCATCTGGATTACAGCAATATCCCGACCGTGGTATTCAGCCACCCGCCTATCGGCACCGTCGGGTTGACCGAGCCGCAGGCACGCGAGCAGTACGGCGACGAACAGGTGAAAGTCTACAAATCGGCTTTTACCGCCATGTACACTGCGGTGACGCAGCATCGCCAGCCATGCCGGATGAAACTGGTGTGCGTGGGGCCGGAAGAGAAAATCGTCGGCGTGCACGGCATCGGCTTCGGGATGGATGAAATCCTGCAAGGCTTCGCGGTGGCGGTGAAGATGGGCGCGACCAAAAAAGACTTCGACAACACCGTGGCGATTCACCCAACGGCGGCGGAAGAGTTTGTGACCATGCGTTAA
- a CDS encoding nucleotidyltransferase domain-containing protein, producing the protein MEHESDVSAVMRERVRGVLADVERRFGVRVLYACESGSRGWGFASPDSDYDVRFIYVHPPEWYLRVEQARDVIELPIDDELDVSGWELRKALGLLKRANPTLMEWLDSPVVYHQDENTMKQMRALAPDHFSPGRACYHYLSMARKNFRGYLQGESVRLKKYFYVLRPILAALWIEAGKGAPPMRFETLLAGTVTDQALLAEIAHLLRIKRQCGEAQYGARLPAVHAFIEHQLGRERPVLDATLAGMDQTLNQLLFNTVMEG; encoded by the coding sequence ATGGAACATGAATCTGACGTGAGTGCTGTCATGCGCGAGCGTGTCCGTGGTGTGCTGGCGGATGTAGAACGCCGGTTTGGCGTGCGTGTGCTCTATGCCTGTGAGTCAGGCAGTCGGGGATGGGGATTTGCTTCGCCGGATAGCGATTATGATGTGCGTTTTATCTATGTCCATCCCCCAGAATGGTATTTACGGGTTGAGCAAGCCCGGGATGTGATTGAATTACCGATAGATGATGAGCTGGATGTCAGCGGGTGGGAGTTGCGTAAGGCATTGGGCTTACTGAAGCGGGCCAACCCGACGCTGATGGAATGGCTGGATTCGCCGGTGGTGTACCATCAGGATGAGAACACCATGAAACAGATGCGCGCGCTGGCACCGGATCATTTTTCGCCGGGTCGTGCCTGTTACCACTATCTATCCATGGCGCGAAAGAACTTCCGCGGCTATTTGCAGGGGGAATCGGTTCGGCTGAAGAAGTACTTTTATGTCCTCAGACCGATACTGGCGGCGTTATGGATAGAAGCGGGTAAAGGCGCTCCGCCGATGCGCTTTGAGACATTACTGGCTGGAACGGTGACCGATCAGGCTTTACTGGCGGAAATCGCGCATCTGCTGCGCATCAAACGTCAGTGCGGTGAGGCGCAATACGGTGCCCGATTGCCCGCTGTCCATGCATTTATCGAACATCAGTTGGGGCGTGAGCGGCCTGTGCTGGATGCGACGCTGGCGGGCATGGACCAGACGCTGAACCAGTTGTTGTTTAATACGGTGATGGAAGGGTGA
- the rtcR gene encoding RNA repair transcriptional activator RtcR gives MKRRVMIGVLGTALDKRGKRQNRWNRWRPTIAACQQPDLPIDRLELLYQPRSLGLAQQVREDIGQISPITTVSLHEVELADPWDFEEVYTTFLDFAAHYPFDTEHEEYLVHITTGTHVVQICWFLLTEARYLPARLLQTGPSDHNDEAPSPIGQYTVIDLDLSRYTAITSRFLREQQASVSFLKAGIATRNATFNRIIDQIERVALRSSAPILLTGPTGAGKSFLANRIYQLKASRHQVNGKFVAVNCATLRGDNAMSTLFGHVRGAFTGAQQSRAGLLREADGGVLFLDEIGELGQDEQAMLLKAIEEKRFLPFGSDKEVSSDFQLIAGTHRDMPHWVEEGHFREDLYARINMWTFPLPGLAQRCEDIEPNLDFELHRFAQQQQVQVRFDKEARQRFLAFACSEHASWRGNFRELGASVHRMATLAEQGRINTTLVDEEIQRLKQQWRGPAATTTLPAHLGELDIFEQCQLERVLEVCRQAHSLSEAGRTLFAISRRQKKQPNDADRLRKYLARFGLSWDDVKNADSI, from the coding sequence ATGAAGCGAAGAGTCATGATTGGCGTGCTGGGTACGGCGCTGGATAAACGAGGGAAACGACAAAACCGCTGGAATAGATGGAGACCGACCATCGCCGCCTGCCAGCAACCGGATTTACCCATTGATCGACTGGAATTGCTCTATCAGCCGCGTAGTCTCGGGCTGGCGCAACAGGTTCGGGAAGATATCGGCCAGATATCCCCCATCACCACCGTGAGCCTGCATGAGGTTGAACTCGCCGACCCCTGGGACTTCGAAGAGGTATACACCACGTTTCTCGACTTTGCGGCCCATTATCCCTTTGATACAGAACACGAAGAGTATCTGGTGCACATCACTACCGGCACGCACGTGGTGCAGATTTGCTGGTTTCTGCTAACGGAAGCACGCTACCTGCCAGCCCGGCTGCTGCAAACCGGCCCGTCTGACCATAACGACGAAGCGCCTTCCCCTATCGGGCAGTACACGGTTATCGACCTCGATCTCAGCCGTTACACCGCCATTACCAGCCGCTTCCTGCGGGAACAACAAGCATCGGTTTCATTTCTGAAAGCAGGTATCGCCACCCGTAACGCGACATTTAATCGCATCATCGATCAGATTGAGCGGGTCGCCCTGCGCTCTTCAGCCCCAATTTTGTTAACCGGCCCCACCGGCGCTGGCAAATCCTTTCTGGCCAACCGTATTTATCAGCTCAAGGCATCACGCCATCAGGTCAACGGAAAGTTTGTCGCCGTCAATTGCGCCACACTGCGCGGCGATAATGCGATGTCCACGTTGTTTGGTCATGTTCGCGGCGCGTTTACCGGAGCGCAGCAATCACGCGCGGGGCTGCTGCGGGAAGCCGATGGCGGCGTTTTGTTTCTCGATGAGATCGGTGAGTTAGGCCAGGATGAACAGGCGATGTTGTTGAAAGCCATCGAAGAAAAGCGCTTCCTGCCGTTTGGTTCCGATAAAGAGGTCAGCAGCGATTTTCAGTTGATTGCCGGCACTCACCGGGATATGCCGCACTGGGTGGAGGAAGGGCATTTTCGTGAAGATCTGTACGCCCGCATCAATATGTGGACTTTTCCGCTGCCAGGCCTGGCGCAACGGTGTGAAGATATCGAACCTAACCTGGACTTTGAATTACACCGCTTCGCCCAACAACAACAAGTCCAGGTACGGTTTGATAAAGAAGCACGCCAGCGTTTTCTGGCCTTTGCCTGTTCGGAGCACGCCAGCTGGCGGGGCAACTTTCGCGAGCTTGGCGCCAGCGTACATCGTATGGCCACGCTCGCCGAACAGGGGCGCATTAATACCACGCTGGTAGATGAAGAAATTCAACGTCTTAAACAGCAGTGGCGAGGCCCTGCTGCCACGACAACCTTGCCTGCCCACCTCGGTGAGCTGGATATCTTCGAGCAATGCCAGCTTGAGCGCGTGTTAGAGGTCTGTCGGCAAGCCCACAGCCTGTCAGAAGCCGGGCGTACACTGTTTGCGATTTCACGCCGCCAGAAAA
- a CDS encoding RtcB family protein: MRHNDYQVLDMPQGVPVKMWTYGVPVEPEAREQLRNTAKMPFIFSHLAVMPDVHLGKGSTIGSVIPTRGAIIPAAVGVDIGCGMMAVRTSLIAADLPDTLLGIRNAIEQAVPHGRSVNRGGRDKGAWHEPPPRVDAHWRQLDAGFKRITEHYPSLLKTNNYHHLGTLGTGNHFIELCLDEMDRVWVMLHSGSRGVGNAIGNLFITLAQQDMRQHIANLPDCNLAYFAEGSRHFDDYQYAVGWAQGYARHNREVMMEQVLQALAQAIPRPFTARQEAVDCHHNYVQQETHFGEPVLVTRKGAVSAHRGQMGIIPGSMGAKSFIVRGLGNQESFCSCSHGAGRTMSRTAAKKQFTVDDHVRATAHVECRKDHDVIDEIPMAYKDIDAVMAAQASLVEIVHTLRQVVCVKG, translated from the coding sequence ATGAGGCATAACGATTATCAGGTACTGGATATGCCGCAAGGCGTGCCGGTAAAAATGTGGACGTACGGTGTTCCGGTCGAGCCTGAAGCCCGCGAACAGTTACGGAATACGGCGAAGATGCCGTTTATTTTCAGCCATCTGGCGGTGATGCCGGATGTCCATCTTGGCAAAGGGTCTACGATCGGCAGTGTGATTCCAACCCGTGGGGCCATTATTCCGGCCGCCGTCGGCGTAGATATCGGCTGCGGCATGATGGCGGTGCGAACCTCGCTGATTGCCGCTGATTTACCGGACACGCTGTTGGGTATTCGCAACGCCATTGAGCAGGCTGTTCCTCATGGACGTAGCGTGAATCGTGGGGGGCGGGATAAAGGCGCATGGCATGAGCCACCACCACGTGTGGATGCCCATTGGCGGCAACTGGATGCCGGATTCAAACGTATTACCGAACACTATCCGTCGTTGCTGAAAACCAACAATTACCACCACTTGGGCACGCTCGGAACCGGTAACCACTTTATCGAATTGTGTCTCGATGAGATGGATCGGGTGTGGGTGATGCTGCACAGCGGTTCCCGAGGTGTTGGCAATGCTATCGGCAATCTGTTCATCACGCTGGCGCAGCAAGATATGCGACAGCATATTGCGAATTTGCCGGACTGTAATTTGGCGTATTTCGCCGAAGGTAGCCGTCATTTCGATGACTACCAGTATGCGGTTGGCTGGGCACAGGGTTATGCGCGCCATAACCGCGAGGTGATGATGGAACAGGTGCTGCAGGCATTGGCACAGGCGATCCCCAGGCCGTTTACCGCCCGGCAGGAAGCGGTGGATTGCCACCACAACTATGTACAACAGGAAACGCATTTTGGCGAGCCGGTGCTGGTCACGCGTAAGGGCGCAGTATCGGCCCATCGCGGGCAGATGGGGATTATTCCCGGCTCGATGGGAGCGAAGAGTTTCATTGTGCGTGGTTTGGGTAATCAGGAGAGCTTTTGTTCCTGTAGCCATGGTGCCGGGCGCACCATGAGTCGAACGGCGGCAAAAAAGCAGTTTACGGTTGACGACCACGTGCGGGCGACGGCCCACGTCGAATGCCGTAAAGACCATGACGTGATTGATGAAATTCCCATGGCGTACAAAGACATTGATGCCGTGATGGCGGCGCAAGCATCGCTGGTCGAGATTGTTCACACGCTGCGGCAGGTGGTGTGTGTAAAAGGATAA
- a CDS encoding SPFH domain-containing protein, with amino-acid sequence MFKKITIRKGQLGLLSRNGNVRQVLETGSHLLFGWARRLSVAIVERDGSVLDATLAEHLRQFHPEWVARYCLSADMADDEIGLRYDRGQLREILLPGTRRLYWRRDEQQVIERVSAHQAQVPARLLPILLQPELREQAVTGSNGVLVAAIPTWHVGILHINGQPSALLPPGNHGYWRFNRSVSVDVVDTRLQALDVEDIEVLTADRISVRLTLLANWRYSDVLAAFARLAKPKAHLCRALQVVLRDVVGMHRFAELLTSKHTVGEQVSEQLEQQLMCYGIDLVSLAVMDTEGYNAAW; translated from the coding sequence GTGTTTAAGAAAATAACAATAAGAAAAGGGCAACTGGGTTTGCTCAGCCGAAACGGCAACGTGCGGCAGGTATTGGAAACCGGTTCTCATCTCCTGTTTGGTTGGGCCCGAAGGTTGTCAGTGGCCATCGTCGAACGGGATGGCTCTGTGCTTGACGCGACGCTTGCCGAACATCTACGTCAGTTTCATCCGGAATGGGTAGCGCGTTACTGCCTGTCAGCGGATATGGCGGATGATGAGATTGGCTTGCGTTATGACCGTGGGCAACTGCGGGAAATTTTGCTACCAGGTACCCGGCGTTTGTACTGGCGGCGAGATGAACAGCAGGTGATTGAGCGCGTTTCTGCCCATCAGGCTCAGGTACCAGCGCGATTGCTGCCGATATTACTGCAACCAGAGTTACGTGAGCAGGCGGTCACTGGCAGTAACGGCGTGCTGGTCGCCGCTATTCCGACATGGCATGTCGGGATTTTGCATATCAACGGGCAACCCTCGGCACTACTGCCACCCGGTAATCATGGTTACTGGCGCTTTAATCGAAGCGTGAGTGTGGATGTGGTGGACACACGGTTACAGGCGCTGGATGTTGAGGATATCGAAGTACTGACCGCCGATCGGATCAGCGTGCGTCTGACGCTACTGGCGAACTGGCGCTACAGCGATGTGCTGGCTGCATTTGCACGTCTGGCGAAACCCAAAGCGCATCTGTGTCGGGCTTTACAGGTTGTGCTGCGCGATGTGGTGGGAATGCATCGGTTTGCTGAATTGCTGACCAGCAAACACACCGTTGGAGAACAGGTCAGTGAACAACTCGAGCAGCAATTGATGTGCTACGGGATAGACCTGGTCTCGCTGGCCGTGATGGACACCGAAGGCTATAACGCCGCCTGGTAA
- a CDS encoding abortive infection family protein, whose protein sequence is MEQRRKLIPVISEAISKTFDIGDWKSIGYATKNEYFIQNHPRLLRSLQWGDEDYEGCVFDVVEHIYDSGDKNIEKLLGNSKVERWIKSNKPDIYKEYFDNTYVPSFKQRNLSPSEIVDKALEDAQALIINNGPVSAIDRVHTALHGYLKHQLDQKNIDYRADAGITELYKCIRENVREIRELGERSEDMNKMLRSLTSILDALNPIRNRASVAHANDTLIGEAEAKFVINIVSSVLHYLDEKLK, encoded by the coding sequence ATGGAACAAAGAAGAAAACTGATCCCAGTAATTTCTGAAGCTATATCTAAAACATTCGATATAGGTGATTGGAAATCTATTGGGTATGCAACTAAAAATGAATATTTTATTCAAAATCATCCTCGGCTCTTAAGGAGCTTGCAGTGGGGGGATGAGGATTATGAAGGCTGTGTTTTCGATGTTGTAGAGCACATCTATGATTCGGGTGATAAAAATATTGAGAAGTTACTAGGGAACTCAAAAGTCGAAAGATGGATCAAGTCCAATAAACCGGATATCTATAAGGAATACTTCGACAACACTTACGTACCTAGCTTTAAACAAAGAAATCTATCCCCTAGTGAAATTGTTGATAAGGCACTGGAAGATGCTCAAGCTCTTATAATTAATAATGGTCCTGTAAGTGCAATTGATCGGGTGCATACGGCGCTGCATGGGTATTTGAAACATCAGCTTGATCAAAAAAACATAGATTATCGGGCAGATGCAGGTATTACGGAACTATATAAATGCATTCGGGAAAATGTTCGAGAAATTAGAGAGCTTGGTGAGCGGTCAGAAGACATGAATAAAATGTTGCGTTCACTAACTTCTATTTTAGATGCGTTGAATCCGATTAGAAATAGAGCAAGTGTTGCTCACGCAAACGATACTCTTATAGGTGAAGCTGAAGCAAAGTTCGTAATTAATATAGTAAGTAGTGTGCTTCACTATTTGGACGAGAAGTTAAAATAG
- a CDS encoding aminotransferase class V-fold PLP-dependent enzyme, with the protein MAITLPEALIPVDPRFGCGPSLIQLDDLTRLKDKGPHLLGTSHRKEPVRALCREIQQGLRDYLSVPDDYSIVLGNGGATALFDMVGLGLVRKRIVHHTCGEFSEKWFKASRRIPWIQADNVAVAYGQANSTFVTQDADVVACTLNETSTGVMNTVLPEVGEDCLLAIDATSGAGQIACDLSRVDVFFFSPQKVFASEGGLFVAILSPKAKARIAEVAADPSRYIPAFADWRLALSNSEQQQTYNTPAVVTLFLFAEQVKRMNTLGFAEVERQAAEKAELLYQWAAERDYLSAYVADPAARSTTVATIDLADTISADKLTRYLDEQGLAHGIEGYRALGRNQLRIALFHNIAFDDLKTLTALIDFLVASGEFAA; encoded by the coding sequence GTGGCGATAACCCTTCCTGAAGCCCTGATTCCGGTGGATCCCCGTTTTGGCTGCGGCCCATCACTGATCCAGCTTGATGACCTGACGCGCCTGAAAGATAAAGGGCCACATTTGCTGGGCACCAGCCATCGCAAAGAACCGGTGCGCGCACTGTGCCGCGAGATTCAGCAAGGCCTGCGGGATTACCTGTCGGTACCGGATGACTACAGCATCGTGCTGGGTAACGGTGGGGCCACCGCACTATTCGATATGGTGGGCCTCGGGCTGGTCAGAAAACGCATCGTCCACCACACCTGCGGTGAATTCTCGGAGAAGTGGTTTAAAGCCTCGCGCCGCATCCCGTGGATTCAGGCGGACAACGTCGCGGTGGCATACGGTCAGGCGAATTCCACCTTCGTGACACAAGACGCTGATGTGGTGGCCTGTACGCTGAATGAAACCTCCACCGGGGTGATGAACACCGTGTTACCCGAAGTAGGGGAAGACTGTCTGCTGGCGATAGACGCCACCAGTGGTGCCGGGCAAATCGCCTGTGATCTCTCCCGTGTGGATGTCTTTTTCTTCTCGCCGCAAAAAGTATTCGCCAGTGAAGGCGGGCTATTCGTGGCAATTCTGTCGCCGAAAGCCAAAGCGCGGATCGCCGAGGTAGCCGCTGACCCCAGCCGTTATATCCCGGCGTTCGCCGACTGGCGGCTGGCGCTGAGCAACAGCGAGCAGCAGCAGACTTACAACACGCCGGCGGTGGTGACCTTGTTCCTGTTCGCTGAACAGGTGAAGCGCATGAACACGCTGGGCTTTGCCGAAGTAGAGCGTCAGGCGGCGGAGAAAGCCGAACTGCTGTACCAGTGGGCCGCCGAACGGGATTATCTGTCCGCCTATGTGGCCGACCCGGCAGCCCGCTCCACCACCGTTGCGACCATCGACCTGGCCGATACGATTTCAGCAGACAAGCTGACCCGTTATCTGGACGAGCAAGGGCTGGCGCACGGTATCGAAGGTTATCGGGCGCTGGGGCGCAACCAGTTACGCATCGCGTTGTTCCACAACATCGCCTTTGACGACCTGAAAACACTGACCGCGCTGATCGATTTTCTGGTCGCCAGCGGCGAATTCGCCGCCTGA
- a CDS encoding Lrp/AsnC family transcriptional regulator → MKIDRIDAQILNELQQDARLKTTELAERVCLSATPCTRRLKQLEDAGMIDRYVTLLDQEKAGFPVNAYISLTLEPKAEATFRKFEQQIATFDEVMECHLMSGSHDFMLRVVAASLSDFEKFLQKKLIKIEGLRDVQSSFSLRRLIHKTALPVKATV, encoded by the coding sequence ATGAAGATCGACCGTATCGATGCGCAGATATTGAATGAGCTACAGCAGGATGCTCGGCTAAAAACCACGGAGTTAGCTGAACGGGTATGTTTGTCGGCTACACCCTGTACCCGGCGACTCAAACAGCTGGAAGACGCCGGGATGATCGACCGGTATGTCACGCTGCTGGATCAGGAAAAAGCCGGGTTTCCGGTGAATGCGTACATTTCATTGACGCTGGAGCCCAAGGCGGAAGCGACCTTTCGCAAGTTTGAGCAGCAAATCGCCACCTTTGACGAGGTGATGGAGTGTCATTTGATGTCCGGCAGCCACGATTTTATGCTGCGGGTAGTGGCTGCCAGCCTGTCAGATTTTGAGAAATTCCTGCAAAAGAAACTGATCAAAATCGAAGGACTGCGTGATGTGCAGTCCTCATTTTCGTTGCGGCGGCTGATTCATAAAACCGCGTTGCCGGTTAAAGCGACGGTATGA